GGTGCGCGTCAATGTCACCGGCAGCAAGCTGAAGATCGTCGGCGTCGGGGCCCAGCTCCTGGCGGAGTGGCCGCTGGCGCAGATCGCAACCGTCGACCGGCGCGCGAGCGACGGCGCCATGACTTTCACGCTGGCGAACGCCTTGCGGAAGGGCGACGGCGCCAGGCTGATCCTGGCCGACAGCGGCGCCCGCAATCTGTTGCTGACGATGCGTCCCGAACTGGCGCAATGGAAGCGGCAGGGAGGCTATCGCGGCTTGAAGCGGGCCGTGGTCTGGGGCGGCATCGTCGCGGGCCTGCTCGCCGGATTCTATTTCGGCTTTCCTTTCGCCGCCGCCGAGCTGGCGCAGACCATGCCGCGGCGCTGGGAGATGCCCTTCGGCCAGGCGATGCGCAACGCCTTCGTCTCGCTGGCGCCCACCTGCCATGGCGAGGCCGGCATCGCGGCGCTGGAAGGCCTTATCACCCGCCTGGCGCCCGACGAGATCGAGGACCCGCCACTGACGCTCGACGTCATCGACGGCAAGATGGTCAACGCCTTCGCGCTCCCCGGCAATCACATCGTCGTGTTCCGCGGCCTGATCGACAAGGCGGGGTCGGGCGACGAGGTCGCGGGCGTGCTCGCCCATGAGCTGGCCCATCTCGATCTGCGCCATCCGATGCAGAACGCGATCCAGCAGGTTGGCGTCGGCGCCGTGCTCACCATGCTGCTGGGGGGCGGCGATATGAGCAGCGTCGGCCAGGTGCTGGTGGGCCTCACCTATACGCGGCAGATGGAGGCGGATGCCGACAGCCGCGGCGTCGCTCTGCTCGAAGCCGCGGGCCTGCGCGCCGACGGCCTCGCCGGATTTTTCCGCCGGCTGGGACCGGAGGAGAGCGAGGGGATTCTGCCGGATTGGCTCGCGAGCCATCCGGGCCTCGCCGACCGCATCGCCGCGACCGACCGGCCGTCCAGCGGCGACGACGCCTTCGACGCCCGGCAATGGGCGGCGGTCAAAGCCGTCTGCAGCAGCGCCGGCGCGGACAGCGAGAGCGTCGACAGCGCGACGGATAGCGCGGGCCCGGCCGACAGCGGCGCCGCGCCGGACAGCAACGCCGGAACCGACAACGGGAGCGCCGGCAATACCACCGACGAGAGCGCCGGCACGGTGGCCGCACCCGGGGATGTCGGCGTCGGCGCCCCCGTCAGTGGCGCCCCTCGGATCAAGCCGTCGAAATCCCGTCCCTGATCGCCCGCCGCCCCTTCCGACCTCGACAGGGCGATGCTGCAAGCGCACTATTGCGGTGCAATATCGCGGTTTTTCCCGGTCTCGATATCGACCTCGTCATATCGATTGTGACGCGTTTTGGCTATAAATCGCAATTATCAGTCCATTGCACGCCGTTCCCTGTAACTATCTTCACTTTTGTGCATTGCAAACGGAACCGCGAGCCAGTACATCCGTTTTGCGATCGCCGCGGCATCTATCGGGAAGCCAGCCCCAGACCGGGCCGGGGATGCCAGGCGGACCCATCGAAGGAGGGTGGTTTCATGAGCGAGCCAGCGAAGGTGGTGCCCCTGCGCGCCGAGCCCCAGCAACCGGTGAAGGATCTCTACGAGGTCGGCGAGATTCCGCCGCTGGGCCATGTCCCGGCGCGGATGTATGCCTGGGCGATCCGGCGCGAGCGCCATGGCGAGCCCGAGACCGCGATGAAAGTCGAGGCCGTCGCCACCCCCACCCTCGACAGCCATGACGTGCTGGTGATGGTGATGGCCGCGGGCGTCAACTACAACGGCGTCTGGGCGGCACTGGGCACACCCATCTCGCCCTTCGACGTGCACAAGGCCGAGTATCACATCGCCGGTTCCGATGCCGCCGGCATCGTCTGGGCCGTCGGCTCCAAGGTGAAGCGCTGGAAGGTCGGCGACGAGGTCGTGGTCCATTGCAACCAGGACGACGGCGACGACGAGGAATGCAATGGCGGCGACCCGATGTTCTCGCCATCGCAGCGCATCTGGGGCTATGAGACGCCGGACGGTTCCTTCGCGCAGTTCGCGCGCGTGCAGGACCGCCAGCTCATGCACCGCCCGAAGCATCTCACCTGGGAAGAGAGCGGCTGCTATGTGCTGACGCTCGCCACCGCCTATCGCATGCTGTTCGGCCATCGCCCGCATATCCTGCGGCCCGGCCACAATGTGCTGGTCTGGGGCGCCTCGGGCGGCTTGGGCTCGATGGCGGTGCAGTTGATCTCGACCGCGGGCGCCAATGCGATCGGCGTCATCTCCGACGACAGCAAGCGCGATTTCGTGATGCAGCTCGGCGCCAAGGGCGTCGTCAACCGCAACGATTTCAAATGCTGGGGCCAGCTGCCCAAGGTTAACGGGCCCGAGTTCAACGATTATATGAAGGAATGCCGCAAGTTCGGCGGCGCCATCTGGCAGATCACCGGCAAGGGCAACGACGTCGATTTCGTGTTCGAGCATCCGGGCGAGGCGACCTTCCCGGTCTCCTGCTTCGTGGTGAAGCGCGGCGGCATGGTGGTCTTCTGCGCCGGCACCACCGGCTACAACATCACCTTCGACGCGCGCTTCGTCTGGATGCGCCAGAAGCGCATCCAGGGCAGCCATTTCGCCAACCTGCTGCAGGCGGCCCAGGCCAACCAGCTCATGGTCGAGCGCCGCATCGACCCTTGCATGTCCGAGGTCTTCTCCTGGCACGACATCCCGCGCGCCCACACCAAGATGTGGAAGAACCAGCACAAGCCCGGCAACATGGCCGTGCTGGTGCAAGCCAAGCGCCCGGGCCTGCGCACGCTCGAGGACGTGATCGAGGCGTAGAAGAGCTAGCCGACGATTGCTTCTTTCGTCACTCTGCTCACTTATTGTCACCCCCGCACTCCCATCGTCACCCCCGCGAAAGCGGGGGCCCATGCCTGCCAAGATCTACGCTGCTGAATGATGGGTCCCCGCTTTCGCGGGGATGACAGCGGGGGTCGGGGCGACGAGATCGACGCGGGGCAACACCGAATTTCCCTCGACGGAGTCCCTCCCTTGCTCCTTCCCGATCTCACCGAAACCTGCCGGCTGGCACTGGCGCCGGCCGAGCGTCTGGTGGAGGAGGCGCGCGCAGCGCTCGCCACCGAGCTGGCCCCGGAAGGCCGCGTCGACGGGGCGGCCCTCGACCGCGCGCAATATGCGGCTCATGGCTTCGCCTGGTATGCGACCTATGCCGAGGCGCTGCGCCAGGCGCTGGGCTGGGCCGAACGGCTCGAGGCGAGCGACCGGCTGGGCGAGCGCGAGGCGCTGATCCTGCAGATCGGCTTCGGCGAATATCTGGCGCAGATGGCGGGCGGCATCGCGATCTCGCAGGGCGAGATGGTGCGGCCGCAGGATCTGGGATTGCCCGACGCGGCGACGGCGCTGGCATCCGAGTTCGCCGTCGACAGCCTGATCCGCGCCAACAGGTCGGCTTTACGCGAGCGCCTCGCCGAACTCATCGCCGACGAGGATTTCGGCGACCCCGCGCTCGATGACGAGATCCTCGCCATGACGCGCGAGCAGTTCCGGCGCGTGGCCGAGGATCATCGCGAGGACGCGCATCGCTGGCATCTCGAGGACGAGCTGATTCCGCTGACCGTGGTCGAGGAGCTGGCGAAGCTCGGCGTGTTCGGCCTGACGATCCCCGAGGAATTCGGCGGCTCGGGCCTGGGCAAGCTCGCCATGTGCATCGTGACCGAGGAGCTCAGCCGCGGCTATATCGGGCTGGGCTCGCTCGGCACCCGCTCCGAGATCGCGGCCGAGCTGATCCGTCTCGGCGGCACCGAGGCGCAGAA
The nucleotide sequence above comes from Hypericibacter terrae. Encoded proteins:
- a CDS encoding M48 family metallopeptidase; the protein is MTNQGPSASKAKAGEAPDRYYDGRNAVAHPVRVNVTGSKLKIVGVGAQLLAEWPLAQIATVDRRASDGAMTFTLANALRKGDGARLILADSGARNLLLTMRPELAQWKRQGGYRGLKRAVVWGGIVAGLLAGFYFGFPFAAAELAQTMPRRWEMPFGQAMRNAFVSLAPTCHGEAGIAALEGLITRLAPDEIEDPPLTLDVIDGKMVNAFALPGNHIVVFRGLIDKAGSGDEVAGVLAHELAHLDLRHPMQNAIQQVGVGAVLTMLLGGGDMSSVGQVLVGLTYTRQMEADADSRGVALLEAAGLRADGLAGFFRRLGPEESEGILPDWLASHPGLADRIAATDRPSSGDDAFDARQWAAVKAVCSSAGADSESVDSATDSAGPADSGAAPDSNAGTDNGSAGNTTDESAGTVAAPGDVGVGAPVSGAPRIKPSKSRP
- the ccrA gene encoding crotonyl-CoA carboxylase/reductase codes for the protein MSEPAKVVPLRAEPQQPVKDLYEVGEIPPLGHVPARMYAWAIRRERHGEPETAMKVEAVATPTLDSHDVLVMVMAAGVNYNGVWAALGTPISPFDVHKAEYHIAGSDAAGIVWAVGSKVKRWKVGDEVVVHCNQDDGDDEECNGGDPMFSPSQRIWGYETPDGSFAQFARVQDRQLMHRPKHLTWEESGCYVLTLATAYRMLFGHRPHILRPGHNVLVWGASGGLGSMAVQLISTAGANAIGVISDDSKRDFVMQLGAKGVVNRNDFKCWGQLPKVNGPEFNDYMKECRKFGGAIWQITGKGNDVDFVFEHPGEATFPVSCFVVKRGGMVVFCAGTTGYNITFDARFVWMRQKRIQGSHFANLLQAAQANQLMVERRIDPCMSEVFSWHDIPRAHTKMWKNQHKPGNMAVLVQAKRPGLRTLEDVIEA